A single window of Nasonia vitripennis strain AsymCx chromosome 4, Nvit_psr_1.1, whole genome shotgun sequence DNA harbors:
- the LOC100122275 gene encoding protein tyrosine phosphatase type IVA 1, giving the protein MSNMRVKDIRPAPAEIEYKNMKFLITDRPNDQTIHTFIQELKKHNVKEVVRVCEPTYKVEELKSEGINVIDLVFDDGTFPPNEVVDDWFELLKNRFRETPDGCVAVHCVAGLGRAPVLVALALIELGLKYEDAVALIREKRRGAINAKQLAYLEKYRPKSRLKLKNGQKNSCCVQ; this is encoded by the exons ATGAGCAACATGAGGGTCAAGGATATCAGACCAGCTCCTGCTGAGATCGAATACAAAAACATGAAGTTCCTCATTACGGATCGGCCCAACGACCAGACCATCCATACGTTCATCCAA GAGCTGAAGAAGCACAATGTCAAGGAAGTTGTCAGGGTGTGCGAACCGACTTACAAGGTCGAGGAGCTCAAATCCGAGGGTATCAATGTCATTGACCTAGTTTTCGACGATGGAACCTTCCCGCCAAACGAG GTGGTCGACGACTGGTTCGAGCTACTGAAGAATCGATTCCGGGAGACGCCGGATGGCTGTGTAGCAGTGCACTGCGTGGCCGGACTTGGCAGAGCACCTGTCCTCGTGGCACTGGCCCTGATCGAGCTTGGGCTCAAGTACGAGGACGCGGTGGCTCTGATCAGAGA GAAGAGACGAGGCGCTATCAACGCCAAACAGCTGGCCTATTTGGAGAAATATCGTCCGAAGTCTCGACTCAAGCTCAAGAACGGACAGAAGAACTCGTGCTGCGTCCAGTAG
- the LOC100122261 gene encoding proteasome inhibitor PI31 subunit isoform X2: MASDTANNTFGFELLHKVSAAQISKKEDVLILLVHWHFVKNGYKCLGIGDSKTIGPDETGTELLPDGWNQAPNYTLRYVKEGKLYILIGTKSEADLLLNLLRIEDHSVSNIQFPIDTVQEIQGSLETMIPTYDAILNLLKKELVEPVYTGTGREVSTQTSESERPGRINYDDPLRVGSSGPTPPRPPGSLIPGNDLDPFSRGGRGMIFDPFAQRRGPQPPFPGLGVPGRLPPGAVPPGARFDPFGPPDVDPPNPRGRAPDADHMPPPGYDDMFM; the protein is encoded by the exons atggcgagcgatactgcaaataatacTTTCGGCTTTGAATTGCTGCATAAAGTCTCTGCTGCGCAAATATCGAAAAAGGAAGATGTTCTGATTCTTCTCGTGCACTGGCACTTCGTCAAAAATGGATATAAGTGCCTGGGAATCGGCGATTCT AAAACAATTGGCCCTGACGAAACTGGAACTGAACTCTTGCCAGATGGATGGAATCAGGCTCCAAATTATACGTTGCGTTATGTCAAGGAAGGAAAATTATATATTCTCATCGGAACCAAATCCGAAGCAGATTTACTATTGAATCTATTG AGAATTGAGGACCACAGTGTATCAAACATACAGTTTCCTATTGATACTGTCCAAGAAATTCAAGGATCTTTGGAAACAATGATTCCTACTTATGATGCGATATTGAATCTGTTGAAAAAAGAACTCGTGGAGCCAGTTTACACAGGAACTGGTCGAGAAGTATCGACGCAAACTTCAGAATCAGAAAGGCCAGGAAGAATTAACTATGATGACCCGTTAAGAGTAGGATCATCAGGCCCAACACCGCCAAGACCTCCTGGTTCTCTTATACCTGG AAATGATTTAGATCCATTTAGTCGAGGTGGAAGAGGTATGATTTTTGACCCATTCGCACAACGTCGTGGGCCACAACCGCCTTTCCCAGGTCTCGGAGTTCCTGGCCGATTACCACC tGGCGCCGTTCCACCTGGAGCAAGATTTGATCCGTTCGGTCCACCTGACGTCGATCCGCCGAATCCTAGAGGAAGGGCGCCAGATGCTGATCACATGCCTCCACCGGGGTATGACGATAtgtttatgtaa
- the LOC100122261 gene encoding proteasome inhibitor PI31 subunit isoform X1, with product MASDTANNTFGFELLHKVSAAQISKKEDVLILLVHWHFVKNGYKCLGIGDSKTIGPDETGTELLPDGWNQAPNYTLRYVKEGKLYILIGTKSEADLLLNLLRIEDHSVSNIQFPIDTVQEIQGSLETMIPTYDAILNLLKKELVEPVYTGTGREVSTQTSESERPGRINYDDPLRVGSSGPTPPRPPGSLIPGRPLSPDRFDHAPYCDRYRPNPLEIGRNDLDPFSRGGRGMIFDPFAQRRGPQPPFPGLGVPGRLPPGAVPPGARFDPFGPPDVDPPNPRGRAPDADHMPPPGYDDMFM from the exons atggcgagcgatactgcaaataatacTTTCGGCTTTGAATTGCTGCATAAAGTCTCTGCTGCGCAAATATCGAAAAAGGAAGATGTTCTGATTCTTCTCGTGCACTGGCACTTCGTCAAAAATGGATATAAGTGCCTGGGAATCGGCGATTCT AAAACAATTGGCCCTGACGAAACTGGAACTGAACTCTTGCCAGATGGATGGAATCAGGCTCCAAATTATACGTTGCGTTATGTCAAGGAAGGAAAATTATATATTCTCATCGGAACCAAATCCGAAGCAGATTTACTATTGAATCTATTG AGAATTGAGGACCACAGTGTATCAAACATACAGTTTCCTATTGATACTGTCCAAGAAATTCAAGGATCTTTGGAAACAATGATTCCTACTTATGATGCGATATTGAATCTGTTGAAAAAAGAACTCGTGGAGCCAGTTTACACAGGAACTGGTCGAGAAGTATCGACGCAAACTTCAGAATCAGAAAGGCCAGGAAGAATTAACTATGATGACCCGTTAAGAGTAGGATCATCAGGCCCAACACCGCCAAGACCTCCTGGTTCTCTTATACCTGG cCGACCCCTAAGTCCTGACCGCTTTGATCATGCGCCTTATTGCGACAGATACAGACCTAATCCGCTTGAAATTGGTAGAAATGATTTAGATCCATTTAGTCGAGGTGGAAGAGGTATGATTTTTGACCCATTCGCACAACGTCGTGGGCCACAACCGCCTTTCCCAGGTCTCGGAGTTCCTGGCCGATTACCACC tGGCGCCGTTCCACCTGGAGCAAGATTTGATCCGTTCGGTCCACCTGACGTCGATCCGCCGAATCCTAGAGGAAGGGCGCCAGATGCTGATCACATGCCTCCACCGGGGTATGACGATAtgtttatgtaa